One part of the Bicyclus anynana chromosome 8, ilBicAnyn1.1, whole genome shotgun sequence genome encodes these proteins:
- the LOC112049640 gene encoding NADH dehydrogenase [ubiquinone] 1 alpha subcomplex assembly factor 3, with protein sequence MLSNKLRQISQVCKRSPVFLSNVRHKAAYEGEGKTTVRVINQEQDLGLMIDSYATYGFRLNNGITVLGPIAIFSRTILSWQVRTSKDITEDSLRLFRLLEPKIDLLIIGLESTDRSTVDSVFRAARLAKLNVEILPTEHACSTFNFLNSEARSVAGALLPPMHVEVNEDDMLRSKLHYENLYKKDLY encoded by the exons ATGCTATCTAATAAACTAAGACAAATAAGCCAAGTGTGTAAAAGGAGTCCTGTTTTTTTAAG taATGTGAGACATAAAGCTGCTTATGAAGGAGAAGGCAAGACCACAGTGCGCGTCATCAACCAGGAGCAGGACTTGGGGCTTATGATAGACTCCTATGCTACA tatggATTCAGACTGAACAATGGCATCACAGTACTCGGACCTATAGCTATATTTTCAAg AACAATACTATCATGGCAAGTGAGGACATCAAAGGATATCACTGAGGACTCCCTGAGACTCTTCAGGTTGCTGGAGCCCAAGATTGACCTTTtg ATAATAGGCCTAGAGTCGACAGACCGCTCCACGGTAGACTCAGTGTTCCGCGCGGCGCGCCTCGCCAAGCTCAACGTGGAGATCTTGCCCACGGAGCACGCCTGCTCCACCTTCAACTTCCTTAACTCTGAAGCCAG GTCAGTGGCGGGCGCGCTGCTGCCGCCGATGCACGTGGAGGTGAACGAGGACGACATGCTGCGCTCCAAGCTGCACTACGAGAACCTGTACAAGAAGGACTTGTACTAG